The genome window GGGAGACGACTCCGAGCGGGCGCCGCAGGTCTCCGGTCCTCGCAGTCCCTGAGGTCGTGCCGTTCCCGTCCCTGCGAACCGCCGGCCGGGAGAATGGTTTGCGAACGTGGTGGCCCAGGGGCCACCATGGAGCCCGTCATCCAGAGCGGTCGAGGGACCGGGCCCTGCGACACCGCGGCAACCAGCGGGCTTCGGCCCATCAGGTGCCACTGCCCGGAACGATGAGGAGGAACCCCAGCGTGGCAGCTCGTGCCCCAGGAAATCTTTGCGATGCTCGAACACCACTCCACCGGTAGTCCGGCAGGGCGCCCCGCCAGCGTGGACATCGCGAAGGGTTCCTTCCGAAGCACGACGAGTGGCCCGTTCGTCACCGGTCTCACCTGCCGCGAGTGTGGCCGCGCCTACCCGGCCGAGGCCCTGCACGTGTGCGAGTACTGCTTCGGGCCGCTCGAGGTCAGCTACGACTACGAGGCCATCGCCGCCAACGTCAGCCGCGACCGCATCGCCGCCGGTCCCACCAGCATGTGGCGCTACGCCGACCTCCTCCCCGCCGAGTCCAGCCATCCGGTGAGCCTGGGCGCCGGGTTCACACCGCTCGTGCGGGCCGACCGCCTGGCCGCCGAGCTGGGGCTCGGGGAGCTGTGGGTGAAGAACGACACGCTCAACCCCACGGGGTCGTTCAAGGACCGGGTGGTGTCGGTCGCGCTGACCAAGGCCCGCGAGCTCGGGTTCAAGGTGGCGGCGTGCGCCTCCACCGGCAACCTGGCCAACTCCGTGGCCGCCCACGCCGCCCGCGCCGGCATGGAGTCGATCGTCTTCATACCGCACGACCTCGAAGAGGCCAAGGTCGTCACCACCGCCATCTACGGCGGCCGGCTGGTGGCCGTCGAGGGCAACTACGACGACGTCAACCGCCTCTGCGCCGAGTTGGCCGGCGAGCACCCCACCTGGGCCTTCGTCAACGTCAACATCCGCACCTACTACGCCGAGGGCTCCAAGACCCTCGCCTTCGAGGTGGCCGAGCAGCTCGGGTGGTCGGCGCCCGACCACGTCGTGGTGCCGATCGCCTCCGGCAGCCAGCTGGTCAAGGTGCACAAGGGGTTCAACGAGCTGCACAAGGTGGGGCTGATCGACGAGGAGCCGCACGTGCGGGTGTCGGGGGCGCAGGCGGCGGGTTGCTCGCCGGTGGCCACCGCCTTCACGGAGAAGAGCGACCTCATCCGCCCGCAGAAGCCGAGGACCATCGCCAAGTCGTTGGCCATCGGGAACCCGGCCGACGGCTGGTACGCGCTCGACGTGATCCGCTCCACCGGCGGCGGTGTGGGCTCGGTGACCGACGACGAGATCGTGGAGGGCATCCGGCTGCTGGCCCGGACCGAGGGGATCTTCGCCGAGACGGCGGGCGGCGTCACGATCGCCACGCTGGCCAAGCTGGCCTCGTCCGGCGTGGTGCGGCCCGACGAGCGGGTCGTGGCCTACGTCACCGGGCTCGGCCTCAAGACGATCGACGCCGTCAGCCCCCACGTCGGGCCGACCGTTACGATTCGGCCGAGCATGGAGGCGTTTGCGGCCTTCATGGAGACGGAGAGCGGGCGATGAGCGTCACCGTACGGATCCCCACGCAGCTGCGCACCCTCACCGGCGGCGCCGGCGACGTGAGCCTCGACGGCGCCACGGTGGGCGAGCTGCTCAGCGCCCTCGACGCCGCCCACCCGGGCTTCGGCGAACGCCTCTTCGACGACGACAAGAAGCTGCGCCGCTTCGTCAACGTGTTCGTGGCGGACGAGGACGTCAGGTTCCTCCAGGGCCTCGACACGCCCGTTTCCCCAGGTCAGACGGTATCCATCGTGCCGGCGGTGGCCGGCGGCATCTGAACGAGCGGCGCCCGCCATGCTCAACTGGGGGGGCCACTGTGCCGATAGCCGAGCATGGCCGAGGTGCTGATCGTCGACGACGACGACGACATCCGGGCGATCCTGGCGTTCACGCTGGAGGACGCCGGGTTCGACGTCCGTGAGGCCGCGGACGGGAACCAGGCCGTGGCCGCCCTCGAGGCCCGGGCGCCGGACTGCCTCGTGCTCGACGTGATGATGCCGGGCTTCGACGGTTTCGGCGTACTGCGCACCCGCCGCCAGTCGAACCTGGCACCCGACGCCCGCGTGATCCTGCTCACGGCCAGGACGGCCGAGCGCGACTTCGTGCGGGGATGGGAGCTCGGCGCCGACGAGTACCTCACCAAGCCCTTTGATCCCGACGAGCTCGTGGTCACCGTGCGCAAGCTGCTGAAGAGCTCGGCATCGCAGCTCACCGAGCGCCGCGAGTCCGAGTTGAAGAAGGCGGAGCTGCTCGAGCGCCTGGAGTCGGCCTTCAACAGGCCCGGCGTCAGCCCCCTCTCCTAGCTCGGCTCCCGGGGTCTGCAGGCCGCTCGGGCGCCGCCGGAACCGGTCCGCCGGAGCTCGGGAAGTCCCCCTCCCGTTGGCACTCGCTTGCGTTGAGTGCCAGCCCGTCGTAGCATTAGCACTCAGATACCGAGAGTGCTAACGCGCTACAACTCGCCCCGAAATCCCCGGGAGGGAACTGCATGCCCAAGATGATCGCCTTCGACGAGCAGGCCCGCCGCGCCCTTGAGAGCGGCATGAACCAGCTCGCCGACGCCGTACGCGTCACCCTCGGCCCCAAGGGCCGCAACGTCGTGCTCGACAAGAAGTGGGGTGCCCCCACGATCACCAACGACGGCGTCTCCATCGCCAAGGAGATCGACTTGGAGGACCCCTACGAGCGCATCGGCGCCGAGCTGGTCAAGGAGGTCGCCAAGAAGACCGACGACGTCGCCGGTGACGGCACCACCACCGCCACCGTGCTGGCCTGGGCCATGGTCCGCGAGGGCCTGCGCAACGTGGCCGCCGGCGCCAACCCGATGTCGCTCAAGAAGGGCATCGAGGCCGCCGTGGAGGCCGCCGTCGGCTCGCTCAAGTCGCTGTCCAAGGACGTGGAGTCCAAGGACCAGATCGCCCAGGTCGCCTCCATCTCGGCCGCCGACACCGAGATCGGCGGCATGATCTCCGAGGCCATCGACAAGGTCGGCAAGGACGGGGTCATCACCGTCGAGGAGTCGCAGACCTTCGGCATGGAGATGGACCTGGTCGAGGGCATGCGCTTCGACAAGGGCTACATCTCCCCCTACTTCGTCACCGACCCCGAGCGCATGGAGGCCGTCCTCGAGGACCCCTACATCCTGCTGGTGGGCTCCAAGATCAGCGCCGTGCGCGACATGCTGCCCGTGCTCGAGAAGGTCATGCAGTCGGCCCGCCCGCTCGTGATCATCTGCGAGGACGTCGAGGGCGAGGCCCTGGCCACCCTGGTGGTCAACAAGATCCGGGGCACCTTCAAGTCGGTCGCCGTCAAGGCGCCCGGCTTCGGTGAGCGCCGCAAGGCCATGCTGCAGGACATCGCCATCCTCACCGGCGGCCAGGTCATCACCGAGGAGGTCGGCCTCAAGCTCGACAGCGTCGACCTCTCGCTGCTCGGCACCGCCCGCAAGGTCACGGTCACCAAGGACGAGACCACCATCGTCGAGGGCGCCGGCTCCGACGACGAGATCAAGGGCCGCATCGCCCAGATCAAGGCCGAGATCGACAACACCGACTCGGACTACGACCGGGAGAAGCTGCAGGAGCGCCTGGCCAAGCTGTCCGGCGGCGTGGCCGTCATCAAGGTCGGCGCCGCCACCGAGGTGGAGCTCAAGGAGAAGAAGCACCGCATCGAAGACGCCGTCTCCACCACCAAGGCAGCCGTCGAGGAGGGCGTGGTCGCCGGTGGCGGCGTCGCCCTGCTCCGCTCGCAGGCTGCCATCCTCGACCGCATCGAGAAGCTCGAGGGCGACGAGGCCACCGGTGCCCGCATCGTGGCCCGGGCCGTCGAGGAGCCGCTGAAGCAGATCGCCGTCAACGCCGGCCTCGAGGGCGGCGTGGTGGTCGAGAAGGTGCGCAACCTCAAGGGTGGCAACGGCCTCAACGCCGCCACGGGCGACTACGAGGACCTCTACAAGGCCGGCGTCATCGACGCGGCCAAGGTCACCCGCTCCGCCCTCCAGAATGCAGCCTCCATCGCTGCGCTGTTCCTCACCACCGAGGCCGTCATCGTCGACAAGCCGGAGGACAAGGCAGCGGCCGGCGCCGGCATGGGCGGCCACGGCGGCGGGATGGACGACTTCTAAGCCGTCCCCACGCCACAGAAACGCAGCGAACGGCCCTGGTCCCCGACCAGGGCCGTTCCGCGGCACGCCTCGCGCCGACACCCGGACCCGGCGCCTCTGTCCCTCCGCCGCCGCCCCCCGCTGGCGCCCGCTCCGCCCCCCGGCCGCCGCCAGCTGGCGCCGACACCCGGAAGATGCGCTGAAAACATCCGGATTCCGGATGAAATCAGCGCATCTACCCGGCGGCGGCGACTGCCACGTGGTGCGACACCACCTGGCAGACCCAGTCCGGGCTCCGCGTGAGATCCGCACACACGAATCGGACGACCCGCCAGCCCCGCAGGCCGGCCTCGATGTCGCGCCGACGGTCGCGCTCGAAGTCCTCGACCTGCGTATGCCAGCGCCGCCCGTCGACTTCCACGATGAGGCGAGCCTGCGGGTAGGCGGCGTCGACCCGGCCGTCGAGGGAGAGGGCAGGAAGGGGATGCTGCCGCTCGGGCGGAGGTAGCCCACCGGCGTGCAGGACCCTGAAGAGGAGCGCCTCGAGCTCGCTGGCGGGAGGCACGTGACCCGGGCCGAGGCCATCGATGATCGACGCGAGCACCCCCGTCCCTGTTCGCTTCGCCCGGCGACCCGCCGCGACCTGTTCGCCGAACGGGCCGAGTCACAGCCGGCCGTCGGTCAACAGGTGGTGGATCACCGACGCCAATTGCGGAGCTCCAGTCACGCCGGCCAGGTCGACGAGTGTCCGCTCGATCGTCGTCACGGGGAGGTGGTCCATCCGTCGCACCGCCGTGGGGGGCAGTGCGCTCTGGTGAACCCGCCAGCGCCCGCCGCGCCCGCGATGGCGTGGCACCGTGATCTCCGGCGCACCGGGTCGCATCCCGGCGAAGCCATGGAGCACCGCCGCCGCCCGGTGGGAGATCACCGACTCGGGGCCGAGGTCGAGGTGCGCAACCATCAGGCGTCGATGCCAGGTGTGCACACCCCCAACCAGGCCGTAGACGCCTGGCGCCTCCGCCGTCCAGGTGGCGCTGGCCAGTCGACGTTGGATCAGGGACCCGGTGGCGCCGACCGCCAGGGCCTGTTGGCGGGCGAACACGCCGTGCTGGCCACTGGCCAGCCGGGCGATGGCTGCATCCACGTTCCGTGCCGTCACGCGCCGCATCCTTGCGCCCGCCTGTGACACCGTCGGAGCCTCACCCTTTCGCCGGGGCCCGGCCACCTGACGCTTGCCGTCGGAGAGGTGCTGGATGCATCGGCGTCCCGATGCATCTGCCTCAGGAGCTGCGCCGGAGCCGGCGCCGGGTGCGGGCGCTGTCGTCAGGCGGATGGGGGGCGGGGCCGCCGGTGGTGGCGGCCGCCGCGGCGGCGGCCCCGCCGAGGCGGCGGGTGGTGCCCGGGCCGGCGACGAGAGTGGCGGCGAGGCCGCTCGCCACGCCCATGAGGAGGAGCCAGGCGAGCACGCCGAGCGTCACCTTCGACGCTGGGGCGGGCACCGAGGCCGCCGCAGCGGTACTCGAGTGGTCGCTCACCACGGCCCCGGCGCCTGCTGCGACCCCGTCGGCGGCTCTCCCGGTGGCATCGGCCGGGAGCTCCGGCGCCCCCGGGAGCCCCTGGACCGGACCGCCATCGGTGGGCGGCGGCGGGGGAGCGCTCGCCGCCTCGCCCATGCGGACGGTGAAGAGGGTGGAGCGGAGGCTGAAGGCATGGTCGAACTCGATGCCGCTCACCGTGCGGGCCGTGCCCGCCCCTTCGACGGTGACCTGGACGACGCGGCCGGACGGGCCGGTCTGCGTCCGCACGGCGGTGACCCTCCCCCGGAAACCGACCCTGGCGGCGACGTCGCGCAGCGAGACCGTGACCGTCCAGGGCGCAGGGTCGCTGGTGGTGTACGCGGCAGCCCGGAGGTAGGGGTAGCCGGCGCTCGGGGTGCCGAAGCCCTCCTCGGTGGTCGCCGAGAAGCCACCCCCGTTGGCCGAGTACACGGCCGAGACCAGCGACCTGCGGTAGGTCAGCACCTGGCCGCGACTGGCCGCCACCGCCTTGTCCATCGCCGCGTACTCGGCTTGGGCGCCGAGGTACACCTGGCACTGCTGGGTATCGCACAGCTCGCCGCCGCCGGCGACGGCCCGGAGGGCGTACGTGCGGGCGGCGATGGCTTGGGCCCGCAGCGATGCCGCCGGCCAGGAGGGGTTGCGGACCTCGCCCATGCCGCGCAGGTACTGCTCCACGTCGACGTGGTTGACGAGCCGCAACGGGCCGCCGCCCACCGCCTGGAGGACCCCCCGGTACCGCGCGCCGCGCTCGGCCACCTCGATTGTGCCGCCGCCGTTCGGGACGGCCCACAGGGACCGGCCCGACGCCGCCCGCCCCGGAACCGTCGCCGGCGGGGCCGTGGTGGCCGCGGGTGCAGTCGTGGTGGTCAGCAGCGGGACGGTCGGAACGGGGAGGAGGGGGAGCGACGGAAGGGGGAGCAAGGGCTTGCCGGGAGCGGGCAGCAGGCCGAGCCCGGGCGCGGTGGTCGTGGTGGTGGGAGCCGTCGCAGGCGGCTCCTGCGCCGCCGCCTGCACTGACGCCGACCCTCCGCCCGCCGCCGCCAACGACGCTGCGCCGGACCCTCCGCCCGCCGCCGCGCCCTGCACTGACCCCGACCCTCCGCCCGCCGCCGCTCCACCGGCCGCCGCCGCTCCACCGGACGCCGCCGCCAACGATCCCGGGCCGCCGGACGTCCCTGCCGCGGGAGCGGCGGCCAGGCCTCCGGCGGCCACCTCGACGACGAACTGGCGGCCGTCCCAGCGCAGGCGGGCCTGGCCGCCCGGCACGATGCGGAGCGGGAAGCCGGCCGACTGGCCGCCCTCCCGCGCATCGCGCACCTCGCCTCCGCTCGGGAAGCGCACGGTGGCACTGTTGGCCGGCGCCGTGAGCACCGACACCCGGACCTCGCCGCCGGCCCGGCCGATCGTCGCCCCGGGATAGAACTGGCTCAGGATCTGGTTCGTGCTGGAGCCGGCCTTGCCCATGGCGAGGGCGCCGTCCTGGGCCATCCCCACCCCGTGGCCGTGCCCGCGACCGTCGATGACGAGCACCGGGACGGCAGCGGCGGCGACCGGCGCGGCCCGCACCAGGCCGACCAGCACGACGATGACGAGGGCCCGGCGCACGGCCGGCATTCTCCCGCGGCGGTTCCTTGCCCGGAAATCGCGCGAGGAACCGAGCGCCCGGGCCGCAGGTACCCTGGAGACGTGGCACCTGGCCGCCGGCTCCGGCGCGTTGCGAACACGGTGGTGGCCGTCCTGGCCGCCTCGATCGCCCTCGCGGCCTGCGGCGCGCCGAAGTACCACTACGTGAAGAGCACGAGCAATCGCACCTTCATGCGCGTGCCGTCCGAGTGGAAGCTGTACGACGAGGACGAGCTGCTGGCCGCCAGCGACGATTCCGCCGAATCGAAGGAGCAGTTCAAGAAGCTCACATGGTCGGTTGCCTTCGACGCGTCCCCCAAGCCGTCGCTCGACCACATTCTCAGCCAGACCAGCCACCCCAGCGGCCTGGTGCAGGTGCGCACCCTCCTGCCCGAGCAGCGCGACTCGTTCAAGCTGGCAGACCTACGGTCGCTGCTACTGCCGTTCGACCCCCTCTCGGAGGACGCCCAGACCCAGGGCGACGTGGAGGTGCTGGACCTGAAGGACGTGCGGCGCGACGGTGGGCTGCACGGCAGCGAGCTCCTCCTCAACCTCAAGTCGGCGGACGGCAAGCTGTTGAAGTGGCGCCAGATCGCGCTGATCGACGCGGCCGTGAGCAAGGTGCACGTCCTGGCCATCAGCTGTGACGACGCGTGCTACTCCGCCAACGAGGGCGTGATCGACACCGTCGTCGACTCGTGGAAAGTGAAGGAACGTTGACCTCACACACAGACAACGCGAGCAGCGGGCTGGCCTGGCCGGACCACGACTCCGGTCCGGTCCCGCCTCCTTCCGACGAGGCCCGCAGGCGGGACGAGCGGGAGACCCGCAAGCCGCTGGGCACCTGGGACCGGGTGAAGTTCCTCGTCCTCATCGGCGGCGTGTGGCTCGTCCTG of Acidimicrobiales bacterium contains these proteins:
- a CDS encoding threonine synthase, which translates into the protein MDIAKGSFRSTTSGPFVTGLTCRECGRAYPAEALHVCEYCFGPLEVSYDYEAIAANVSRDRIAAGPTSMWRYADLLPAESSHPVSLGAGFTPLVRADRLAAELGLGELWVKNDTLNPTGSFKDRVVSVALTKARELGFKVAACASTGNLANSVAAHAARAGMESIVFIPHDLEEAKVVTTAIYGGRLVAVEGNYDDVNRLCAELAGEHPTWAFVNVNIRTYYAEGSKTLAFEVAEQLGWSAPDHVVVPIASGSQLVKVHKGFNELHKVGLIDEEPHVRVSGAQAAGCSPVATAFTEKSDLIRPQKPRTIAKSLAIGNPADGWYALDVIRSTGGGVGSVTDDEIVEGIRLLARTEGIFAETAGGVTIATLAKLASSGVVRPDERVVAYVTGLGLKTIDAVSPHVGPTVTIRPSMEAFAAFMETESGR
- a CDS encoding DUF559 domain-containing protein, with the translated sequence MLASIIDGLGPGHVPPASELEALLFRVLHAGGLPPPERQHPLPALSLDGRVDAAYPQARLIVEVDGRRWHTQVEDFERDRRRDIEAGLRGWRVVRFVCADLTRSPDWVCQVVSHHVAVAAAG
- the groL gene encoding chaperonin GroEL (60 kDa chaperone family; promotes refolding of misfolded polypeptides especially under stressful conditions; forms two stacked rings of heptamers to form a barrel-shaped 14mer; ends can be capped by GroES; misfolded proteins enter the barrel where they are refolded when GroES binds), which translates into the protein MPKMIAFDEQARRALESGMNQLADAVRVTLGPKGRNVVLDKKWGAPTITNDGVSIAKEIDLEDPYERIGAELVKEVAKKTDDVAGDGTTTATVLAWAMVREGLRNVAAGANPMSLKKGIEAAVEAAVGSLKSLSKDVESKDQIAQVASISAADTEIGGMISEAIDKVGKDGVITVEESQTFGMEMDLVEGMRFDKGYISPYFVTDPERMEAVLEDPYILLVGSKISAVRDMLPVLEKVMQSARPLVIICEDVEGEALATLVVNKIRGTFKSVAVKAPGFGERRKAMLQDIAILTGGQVITEEVGLKLDSVDLSLLGTARKVTVTKDETTIVEGAGSDDEIKGRIAQIKAEIDNTDSDYDREKLQERLAKLSGGVAVIKVGAATEVELKEKKHRIEDAVSTTKAAVEEGVVAGGGVALLRSQAAILDRIEKLEGDEATGARIVARAVEEPLKQIAVNAGLEGGVVVEKVRNLKGGNGLNAATGDYEDLYKAGVIDAAKVTRSALQNAASIAALFLTTEAVIVDKPEDKAAAGAGMGGHGGGMDDF
- a CDS encoding ubiquitin-like small modifier protein 1 gives rise to the protein MSVTVRIPTQLRTLTGGAGDVSLDGATVGELLSALDAAHPGFGERLFDDDKKLRRFVNVFVADEDVRFLQGLDTPVSPGQTVSIVPAVAGGI
- a CDS encoding SpoIID/LytB domain-containing protein, encoding MRRALVIVVLVGLVRAAPVAAAAVPVLVIDGRGHGHGVGMAQDGALAMGKAGSSTNQILSQFYPGATIGRAGGEVRVSVLTAPANSATVRFPSGGEVRDAREGGQSAGFPLRIVPGGQARLRWDGRQFVVEVAAGGLAAAPAAGTSGGPGSLAAASGGAAAAGGAAAGGGSGSVQGAAAGGGSGAASLAAAGGGSASVQAAAQEPPATAPTTTTTAPGLGLLPAPGKPLLPLPSLPLLPVPTVPLLTTTTAPAATTAPPATVPGRAASGRSLWAVPNGGGTIEVAERGARYRGVLQAVGGGPLRLVNHVDVEQYLRGMGEVRNPSWPAASLRAQAIAARTYALRAVAGGGELCDTQQCQVYLGAQAEYAAMDKAVAASRGQVLTYRRSLVSAVYSANGGGFSATTEEGFGTPSAGYPYLRAAAYTTSDPAPWTVTVSLRDVAARVGFRGRVTAVRTQTGPSGRVVQVTVEGAGTARTVSGIEFDHAFSLRSTLFTVRMGEAASAPPPPPTDGGPVQGLPGAPELPADATGRAADGVAAGAGAVVSDHSSTAAAASVPAPASKVTLGVLAWLLLMGVASGLAATLVAGPGTTRRLGGAAAAAAATTGGPAPHPPDDSARTRRRLRRSS
- a CDS encoding response regulator, which gives rise to MAEVLIVDDDDDIRAILAFTLEDAGFDVREAADGNQAVAALEARAPDCLVLDVMMPGFDGFGVLRTRRQSNLAPDARVILLTARTAERDFVRGWELGADEYLTKPFDPDELVVTVRKLLKSSASQLTERRESELKKAELLERLESAFNRPGVSPLS